The following proteins are co-located in the Podarcis raffonei isolate rPodRaf1 chromosome 5, rPodRaf1.pri, whole genome shotgun sequence genome:
- the CAMK2N2 gene encoding calcium/calmodulin-dependent protein kinase II inhibitor 2, whose protein sequence is MSEILPYNDDKVARYGTDSEVGDISFSCRLQDTNSWGNQSKRPPKLGQIGRAKRVVIEDDRIDEVLKGMTDKSPSGV, encoded by the exons ATGTCTGAGATCCTGCCCTACAACGACGACAAAGTGGCCCGCTATGGCACCGACTCGGAAGTCGGAGACATCTCCTTCAGCTGCCGCCTGCAGGACACCAACTCCTGGGGCAACCAGTCCAAGCGGCCCCCCAAGCTGGGCCAGATTGGCAGAGCCAAGCGAG TGGTGATCGAAGACGATAGAATAGACGAGGTCTTGAAGGGGATGACAGACAAGTCGCCTTCTGGGGTATAA